From a single Nicotiana tomentosiformis chromosome 2, ASM39032v3, whole genome shotgun sequence genomic region:
- the LOC138905248 gene encoding uncharacterized protein, protein MCCRGSNACNSCGQPGYMMQDCPNRGGSGIAEPTRFVSGSSSSVRPPAWGRQDLKSSPDVVTSILSVFSYDVYALIDPGSTLSYVTPFVANKFGVEPELISKPLVVSTPIRDSVIARKVYTDCTMMICNRQTSANLFDLEMVDFDVIMGMYYLASCYANIDCRTKSARFQFPSEPVIEWKGNIATPKGRFFSYLKTRKMISKGYIYHLIRVRDAEAKPPTLQSFPVVNEFLYVFPDELPRLPPERKIEFSIDVLPDTQPISIHPYMMAPAELREFKAQLKELMDKGFIRPGTSPSGVPVLFVRKKDESLMMCIDYR, encoded by the exons ATGTGTTGTCGAGGTTCTAATGCATGCAattcttgcggacagcctggCTATATGATGCaagattgtcctaacagaggaggtagTGGTATCGCTGAGCCGACTCGAtttgtgtctggttcttcctcatcagttcgacctccagcatgGG GTCGACAGGATCTCAAgtcgtctccggatgttgttacaagtatattgtctgtgttttcttatgatgtatatgcactgattgatccgggatctacattatcatatgttacaccctttgtggctaataagtttggtgTTGAACcagaattgataagtaaaccacttgtggTATCCACTCCAATaagagattctgtgattgctagaaagGTATATACAGACTGCACAATGATGATTTGTAATCGTCAAACCTCGGCGAATCTGTTTGatttagaaatggttgatttcgatgtgataatgggaatgtaCTACTTGGCATCATGTTATGCAAACATTGATTGTCGTACGAAGAGCGCTAGGTTTCAGTTTCCCAGTGAACCtgtcattgaatggaaggggaacattgctacgccgaaaggtaggtttttTTCCTATCTTAAgacaaggaagatgatctcaaaaggttacatttatcatctcatTCGTGTTAgagatgcggaggcgaagccacCTACTCTACAATCattccccgtggtcaatgaatttctatatgttttcccagatgaactcccaagacttcctcctgaaaggaagattgagtttagcattgatgtgtTGCCTGACACTCAGCCGATATCTATCCATCCATACatgatggccccggcagagttgcgagagttcaaggcgcagttgaaggaattgatggataagggcttcattaggcctGGCACTTCACCTTCGGGTgtgccagtcttgttcgtgcggaagaaagacgaaTCGTTAatgatgtgtattgattatcgatag